A single genomic interval of Alcaligenes sp. SDU_A2 harbors:
- a CDS encoding oxidative damage protection protein, protein MARMVQCVKLKQEAEGLDFPPYPGELGVKIWHNISKQAWANWMDVQTRLVNENRLNLADSRARQYLKEQMEQYLFQDVDVEAQGFVAPKS, encoded by the coding sequence ATGGCTCGCATGGTCCAGTGTGTGAAACTCAAGCAAGAAGCCGAAGGGCTGGATTTCCCCCCGTATCCCGGCGAATTGGGCGTGAAGATCTGGCACAACATCTCCAAGCAGGCCTGGGCCAACTGGATGGACGTGCAAACCCGGCTGGTCAACGAAAATCGCCTGAATCTGGCCGATTCACGCGCACGCCAGTACCTGAAGGAACAGATGGAACAATACCTGTTCCAGGACGTCGATGTGGAAGCCCAGGGCTTTGTCGCGCCTAAATCCTGA
- the phoU gene encoding phosphate signaling complex protein PhoU produces MNEHTNKQFHSDLEATRSLFLQMGGIVESMVRSATDALLTGDMSLVDLVREREKEVNRLEVEIDERITNLIARNQPTAIDLRLLLSISKMLTDMERCGDEAERIAKMARRLHESTVGYEPVVELRHMSASVAGMIHDALDAFARQDAVHAAQIVRSDKEVDREWKGSLRHIITYMIEDPRTISHSIDLIFIARALERIGDHAKNMAERVIYMVRGDDVRHTGVKNTERTARGEPLPQEQDTE; encoded by the coding sequence ATGAACGAACATACCAATAAGCAGTTCCATTCCGACCTGGAAGCCACCCGTTCGCTATTTTTGCAGATGGGCGGCATTGTGGAGTCCATGGTCCGTAGCGCCACGGATGCTCTGCTGACCGGAGACATGTCTCTGGTCGATCTGGTCCGCGAACGTGAAAAGGAAGTCAATCGTCTGGAAGTCGAGATCGACGAGCGCATCACCAATCTGATCGCCCGCAATCAGCCGACCGCCATCGACCTGCGCTTGCTGTTGTCGATATCCAAGATGTTGACTGACATGGAGCGTTGCGGCGACGAGGCCGAGCGCATCGCCAAGATGGCGCGTCGTCTGCATGAAAGCACGGTGGGTTACGAGCCAGTGGTTGAATTGCGCCACATGAGCGCCTCGGTGGCCGGCATGATTCACGATGCCTTGGATGCCTTTGCGCGCCAGGATGCGGTGCATGCCGCCCAGATCGTGCGTAGCGACAAAGAAGTGGATCGCGAGTGGAAAGGTTCGCTGCGCCACATCATTACCTACATGATTGAAGATCCGCGCACCATTTCGCATTCCATCGATTTGATCTTCATTGCCCGTGCTCTGGAGCGTATCGGCGACCATGCCAAAAACATGGCCGAACGTGTCATCTATATGGTGCGTGGCGATGATGTGCGCCATACCGGCGTCAAGAACACCGAGCGCACCGCGCGCGGCGAGCCTTTGCCGCAAGAGCAAGACACGGAATAA
- the rpiA gene encoding ribose-5-phosphate isomerase RpiA: MYTQSELKQQVAQAAVDYILPLLTPDAILGVGTGSTVDVFIDALAAHKHRFKAAASSSNRSTERMQALGIAVQDLNTIERMDWYVDGADELDGQLNMTKGGGGALTREKIVASVADKFLCIVDESKLVERLGAFALPVEVIPMALNAVARQLRELGGQPVERAGFVTDNGGLILDVAGLSIADPAALEARINNIPGVICCGLFALKPASVALVAGQQGVRVLTGAGF, from the coding sequence ATGTATACACAGTCCGAATTGAAACAGCAGGTGGCTCAGGCTGCCGTCGATTACATCCTGCCTTTGCTGACGCCCGATGCCATCCTGGGCGTAGGCACAGGTTCCACCGTCGATGTATTTATTGATGCGTTGGCTGCGCACAAGCACCGCTTCAAGGCGGCGGCCTCCAGCTCGAACCGCTCTACCGAACGCATGCAGGCTTTGGGCATTGCCGTGCAGGATCTGAATACGATCGAGCGCATGGACTGGTATGTCGATGGTGCCGATGAGCTCGATGGCCAACTGAATATGACTAAAGGCGGCGGCGGCGCGCTGACGCGCGAGAAAATCGTGGCCTCGGTGGCCGACAAGTTCTTGTGCATCGTGGACGAGTCCAAGCTGGTCGAGCGTCTGGGGGCATTTGCTTTGCCGGTCGAGGTGATTCCTATGGCCCTGAACGCGGTGGCGCGTCAGTTGCGCGAACTGGGTGGGCAGCCTGTGGAGCGTGCCGGATTCGTTACCGACAACGGCGGCTTGATACTGGATGTGGCCGGTCTGTCTATTGCTGATCCGGCGGCGCTGGAAGCGCGCATCAACAACATTCCGGGCGTGATCTGTTGCGGCCTGTTCGCCCTGAAGCCGGCCAGTGTGGCTTTGGTGGCCGGGCAGCAGGGGGTGCGCGTGCTTACAGGCGCAGGTTTCTGA
- a CDS encoding Spx/MgsR family RNA polymerase-binding regulatory protein, with amino-acid sequence MAMPTLYGLKNCSTCQKAQAWFKQHGLPLDFVDYRDHPIEPARLQAWSQELGGWPKLVNRASMTWRQLPDERKDPQSDAQWLALIAEFPALVRRPVLVTAQDEVSVGFNEGKFAARFL; translated from the coding sequence ATTGCTATGCCCACGCTGTATGGTCTCAAGAACTGCAGCACCTGCCAGAAGGCGCAGGCCTGGTTCAAGCAGCACGGCCTGCCGCTGGATTTCGTGGATTACCGCGATCATCCTATAGAGCCGGCCCGTTTGCAGGCCTGGTCACAGGAGCTGGGTGGTTGGCCCAAGCTGGTCAATCGAGCCTCCATGACCTGGCGGCAGTTGCCCGACGAACGCAAAGACCCGCAAAGCGATGCGCAGTGGCTGGCTTTGATTGCCGAATTTCCGGCATTGGTGCGTCGGCCCGTGTTGGTGACGGCACAAGACGAGGTCAGCGTGGGTTTCAACGAAGGCAAATTTGCCGCTCGTTTTCTTTGA
- a CDS encoding PAAR domain-containing protein — translation MRGVIRVEDLTDKGCQVLTGNEQSQVLGKAVARVGDQCRCTSSPGICFIVEGDERVKVKGRSLAFDGHHTSCGARLISSCGHSGTI, via the coding sequence ATGCGCGGCGTGATTCGAGTGGAGGACCTGACCGACAAGGGCTGCCAGGTCTTGACAGGCAATGAGCAGTCTCAGGTCTTGGGGAAGGCAGTCGCCCGGGTCGGAGACCAATGTCGTTGCACGTCGAGCCCTGGCATCTGCTTTATTGTGGAGGGCGACGAGCGAGTTAAAGTAAAAGGACGATCCTTGGCGTTTGACGGTCACCATACCTCCTGCGGAGCGCGGCTGATTTCCTCTTGCGGTCACTCCGGGACAATTTGA
- a CDS encoding type VI lipase adapter Tla3 domain-containing protein, whose protein sequence is MGVQIRNGIMAIAALGLLTYGVHGLSSKNQPTLTQATPPVPTEPQGFNGSPAMLARTGADYVLEVRGMGVVTEHATNREIWQKIEEKADNFATYMSQNIDDYFATDTRRISELGASSNTSFKAGAKHAVSHWPVPVLIWEPPKHIDATRPSSRLAGLRQGASLGVHLLLWEDDANTEDGVLMLERVFAFFDTHPDVPEALLVSQDGSMRRSLLRTPGHTSLPSEGKVIPPMPDSIATLLVARSDRVDARIRPYAVAQSGPVNRNTTDLDITRLWNFYWENDRDQGPDSFYAHSKAQEAALGSQWPISADYMSSEWWHRILPRLWSTLSNDGPGEFTPSPYIPVRWTTWQVRQFDQAPLLGYLHRPVTVSLSKEDGQPLRQADQAGAIKAGWEQALAALPAGQAPVRVFYDTTGDARSVIPLNQALAQIGPHVPDLNHVKEGYDIGRRIGNTGISSPLVQIGLGLVASYQQGGVSATVHRRPDGTATLIMVSPPEDEIKAAWAAKTNNSNPFR, encoded by the coding sequence ATGGGAGTACAGATACGCAACGGAATCATGGCAATCGCCGCCCTAGGTTTGTTGACTTATGGCGTGCATGGTCTCAGTTCAAAAAACCAGCCTACCCTGACGCAGGCTACGCCGCCCGTGCCGACTGAACCGCAAGGTTTCAATGGCTCGCCCGCCATGCTGGCGCGGACCGGCGCCGATTATGTGCTGGAGGTGCGAGGGATGGGGGTGGTGACCGAACATGCCACCAATCGCGAGATTTGGCAGAAAATCGAGGAGAAGGCCGATAATTTTGCGACGTATATGTCGCAAAATATCGATGATTATTTTGCAACGGATACCAGACGCATATCCGAATTGGGAGCGTCCAGTAACACTAGTTTCAAAGCGGGCGCAAAACACGCCGTTAGCCATTGGCCCGTGCCAGTGCTGATCTGGGAGCCCCCCAAGCATATTGACGCGACCCGGCCTTCTTCTCGCCTGGCCGGTTTACGGCAAGGGGCCAGCCTGGGGGTGCATTTGCTGCTGTGGGAGGACGATGCCAACACCGAGGATGGTGTGCTGATGTTGGAGCGGGTGTTTGCGTTTTTTGATACGCATCCGGATGTGCCTGAAGCCTTGTTGGTCAGTCAGGACGGCTCCATGCGCCGTTCCTTGTTGCGTACCCCTGGGCATACGAGTTTGCCATCGGAGGGTAAAGTCATCCCACCCATGCCTGACAGCATCGCCACTTTACTGGTGGCGCGTTCGGATCGCGTGGACGCGCGCATCCGCCCTTATGCCGTGGCGCAGAGCGGGCCGGTCAATCGCAACACCACGGATCTGGACATTACCCGCTTGTGGAACTTCTACTGGGAAAATGATAGGGATCAAGGACCGGATAGTTTTTATGCGCATTCCAAAGCGCAGGAGGCGGCGTTGGGCTCTCAATGGCCCATTAGCGCTGATTACATGTCCTCGGAGTGGTGGCACCGCATCCTGCCCCGCTTGTGGTCGACCTTGAGCAACGACGGCCCAGGGGAGTTCACCCCGTCGCCCTACATCCCCGTGCGCTGGACCACCTGGCAGGTGCGCCAGTTCGACCAGGCACCCTTGCTGGGCTATCTGCATCGGCCTGTGACAGTGTCCTTAAGTAAAGAAGACGGCCAGCCGTTGCGTCAGGCGGATCAGGCGGGCGCGATCAAAGCCGGCTGGGAGCAGGCGTTGGCGGCCCTGCCGGCGGGGCAGGCGCCGGTGCGGGTGTTCTACGACACCACGGGCGATGCGCGTTCGGTCATCCCCCTGAATCAGGCGCTGGCCCAGATCGGCCCGCACGTGCCGGATCTAAACCATGTAAAAGAAGGCTACGACATAGGCCGACGCATCGGCAATACTGGCATCAGCTCGCCGCTGGTGCAGATCGGACTGGGGCTGGTGGCCAGCTACCAGCAAGGCGGGGTCAGCGCGACGGTACACCGTCGCCCGGATGGCACCGCCACCCTCATCATGGTCAGCCCGCCCGAAGACGAAATCAAAGCCGCCTGGGCGGCCAAGACGAACAACAGCAATCCGTTCCGTTAA